Part of the Apostichopus japonicus isolate 1M-3 chromosome 13, ASM3797524v1, whole genome shotgun sequence genome is shown below.
aataaaagtttgaaaatgtataACCCCTTGTGCAAGTATtttttaactgtatatttgATTTCACTTTGAGTTAACAATTCTCACTTTGATGTTCACAAATTCACACTTTGATGTGAACAAAAATGTCAAAGACTATATACGCAATTTGACATGGTCAAATTATCGTCTTTAGACTGCCCGATCAGTCAATTGATATAATAAATTTCTTTTGCTGGACGGTGCAGCAACATTAAGTAATAAAATTGATATTGCAATACGCAATAGGTGAAGTgctaaaaagttttcaaaagacattttaaattattcccagacCTTCGGGAGTTTACAATTAAATATAACTTACCCTTTCTCAGAAAATAATTGATTAAATTTTGAGCATACGTGACCATTACATGACAAAATTGTTCCCCGAGACCCGACCTGGATCTAGACGGTTCTGATAAcgtatttacatatttttttctaggCTACTTAATTGTCCGAAAGTCCCGGGCCCCGGGGGGCCCCGGGGAGGTAGTCACCATAACTCCCTCTCGTCAGTTCTGATGAGCTGAAATGCTTAACTATATTCGTGTTGTTATTATATGAGCTTTGTTATATTCTATAGGTACATCCTTTCATCAGCGTTTTCCAAGTCTATTTCTTCATCCTAACAAAAGatgaagaaatgaaatcaaactTAACATCTCAACGTCATGGAGACAACAAACCTGTCATACTTAACCCCTTATGAATGGATTGACCAATATGCAAGTTATGTTATATAGACTGAGCCAATTCCGTGAATACGGGGCTATATATGTCTTGTTTATTTGCACTGAAACTGAACAGGCCTTTGCGAAGTATTTAAAAATAAGCCGTTTGAACTATAATGTGACGTCATTCCGTCGTTCAGTAGATAGCTATATAGCATACCTTTACAACGACAAATTGGTCACAATAAGAAACAGATATAAAGCATGTCCGGGGAATTATATTAACGGTAGTTTACTACTCTTCTCTTAATTGCTCGAAACGCACGAAAATCACCTGCTGGCAGCTTTCATTGGAACGCTGAACAGATTTTATCCATTATTCAGAGATGACTTACGGATATGCGGCCGATCGAAGGTTGAAAATAATAACTTGCAGGCTCTTTTCTATTCAATTTTGTTAGacgaaatcgtgattattttcCCCCTTTTACACGCACAAAAGAAGGAGAATATCAAGAAATTTAATTGTTGAAAATTTCATCTGCATTTCTTTAAATTCAATACCACATTTATCGGATATTTTGCGTTTTCTCTGCGACGGAATCGAAGCTAATTGTTTATTCCGACCTCGTGTGGCAGTCTCGACAACATTTTTGACGTCGTTTAATAAGAAAATGTCTTCATAATTTTATCAATTCCTGTGATATGAAGGTAAACTAGAAATTGTCTTCGAGAATTCTATTTCAGTTTCGTTTGAACCCATCGAAACGTCTAACGGCGACAGACAGTTGCAAAATCTTGTGTACAAACTTTCAGTAACAAATTTCCATGCAGTTCGATCCGTGTCGTTTTCTCTCAAAGGAAAGAAATGCATGATATTGTCATTATGATGTTATCTTAATATTGTTAGTCTTCACACGGATCAAGTTCAAATCCCAGTGTCGTATTTTGGAGACAGTTTTGCGGTGGAAAGTGTTGACTACTacaaaacatcttttttttttccatttctatTGCCGTTTGATATCGCATTACGCCGTTATGTACTGTGACAAAAGGTTTTACACTGACAATCTTTATATCTTAGGATGACGAAATTCTGTATTTGGAAAAGACAGCCCATCAAAGAGGAGAAATTTTGATTAACATGctttttgtttgaatttttttgtaaagttttatctaTCGAATGATTTCCCCATGTGTCGTCGAACACGTTTGGTATCTACTTAAGTTCGTTTGAtacacctatacaagaagttgATTGAGTTGAAATTGAATCTAGAAAATAAGAAGCAGCTTGTTAATATAGAGCCTACTTTAAGGATTTCAAATCCAATTCCAAGATGGAGAATCAAACACTTTTTGCCACTCCTACTGTCCCCATGGAGACAGGAGGAATAGATGTGGTGACGATCATCATCAAAACACTTTACACTTGTATTGGAATTCTCGGTATCGGTGGTAACGGTCTTATCTTGGCGATGCTTATTAAGATTCCCGCATTACGTAATACCACCAATCTATTAATTGGTCATCAATCCGTCATCGATTTTTCTTCCTCCGTACTTCTCTTGGCGACTTTCCTTCCCCCTCCTTTACATGACATGACAGAGCTGTGGCAAATGAATCCAGCTTTAGCAGAGATTTTTTGTAAACTTTGGGTCAGCCGTTTGTTTTATTGGACCGCGATTAAAGCGTCCACAGCCAATTTGGTGTGTCTGACTTTGGAGCGGTATGTGGCGGTTGTTCATCCTCTTAAATATCGGGAGAAACTGAAGATTACAGAGGCGACTATCATTTGCAGTATTATTTGGTTTGTCGGATTTCTTGTCCAAATTTACCAATTAAAGACATTCTTCGTCGAAGATGGTATTTGCGTtttaaaatatagttttaagGGCTTAGCATACCTCTCTGGTATTTGGATATTTTGTATGACTCTGCTGGTCCCTTTACTTGTCATGTCCTTCGTCTATGTATCCATATTCTTGGCTTTGCCGAGGAAGGTCTCGCCAGTGACTTCCAACAACGCACCATCGAAGGTATCCAATCCAACACATTCGGGTGTGACTGAGCATAACATATCAGGGGGAACGCAAGGTGACCGAGAGACGCCAATAACCGATATGCTACACGGAGGAGAGGGTCAGCAAAAGAACGTAACCACTACAAGAAGTTTGATACACCCTAGTAACCATAAGCCCGCTAAGGTGGAGAAGGGGAGAGGAGAAGACAAGAGGGATAAAGTGCGACGCAATGTTCTCTCAACGATGGTGATCGTGAGTGTCACATACACCATTTGCTGGACTCCCAATCAAATTTATTTCCTCTATTTTAATCTGGGAGGGGAACTTGATCTGAATGGCGGTCTTTATTATTGTACGGTATTGGCAGCGGCCGCCAATATGTTTATCAACCCAATCATTTATGCTTTTAAGTATAAGAAATTTCAAGACGGTATGAAACAGATGGTTTTTGGGAAGAGATTTTCCCAAACGAACGATTCCACTGCGGGTTCTAATCCAAGAAGCTAGAACCAAAATGTTATTCAACTTGGCGGACGATTGATTAACTGATAAACCAAAGAATCGTAGAAGGCAGATTAATGAGCAGGGGTCAAAGGTATTAATATCAACGTAAGATGATGGTAAACGGATCAAGCAGTGCGTTAAAAGCTCATATGAGGGGGAAACTAAAGGGGGAAACTATAAACTAAAAGCAAGATATTGTGAAGAGAATATGAAGTTAACCATCAAGGGGAGAGGACGGTAGAAAGATGATGTAAAATGAGAAACAGGTGAAAAACTGAGgaatatgaaattaatatcaAAGCAAATATGATGATAGGTTGAAGGAGATAAATTTCAAGAGGGAGACGATTTGGATGAGGTAAGCCTAAGAGGACAAACCTAAAATGGACGGTGATAAAAAGGAAGACGATAATACCACAGAAAGGTGCTGATAAATACAGACCTAAAGGTCGCGGTGACACGGAAGATGCTAAACCTAGGGGAGAGCTGTCTTAGAGATTGGCCACTCGTGGAAAATGAACCGAATCAAGGTGAGAGGATGGCTTGGTTGATATCGAAAGGGATTACGGTAAGAGAATAGTCAAGAGAGTTTTGTCGATTATGACCAATATCATGGGACAGACAATAAATCAAACATTGAGTACTTCCCCATAAACTGCCCATGCAGTTTGTTACTTGTTAACATCGGCCTCTATTGGCTCCAAATTAGGATAAAGCATATGAACATGGTTGAATGTTTCTATCTGAAGATTTCAACCCttagaatgtttttttcttgataTTGAGGAGGGTAATAATCAGATGTAATAATTTTCTGGGACAGAGAATGTTCCATTGGTGTTATTGAAAGACATACAATGATTTGAGTATAAATGACATTTATGTTTGGCCCACAATCGGTAGGGTGGGATCTTTGCAGCATATTTGCGGGCAATACGTATAGTAAATGGTTTGACATAACCTGATGCAAAAGCATAGTAAACCATTGAGTACTTTTGCAAATTAGGTCATGTGTTACTTAATGAGCAATATAAACTTGttgtaatgttatattaattgaGCTAACAAAGAACAGTAACTTTCAAAAGGGGTTTGTATTAGATAACGCTTGCGATCAATTAAATTATTCATATaactatgtaaatatatttgctaAAATATTTGGCATGGCGGAAGTCGTTCCGTTGTAACCGACGACCAGATGCGTTCGGTGACGGAGAAGGTGGGGGTGGAAGGGAGTGGTTGGCGAGAGATCGCTCCCATGTACCGTATCAACTTTATTGTTTGGGCTTACATGACGTAGCCTGATATTGACTATTTATTCCTTTTGACAACGAACAGTAATTGTTGTTTCTGTGTTAGCTTTCTTTTCCTCGATAACCTATAATCACTTTATTAGTAAACATACGGAACGGACGCTGGAAAGGTTTTCTGACTAACGAACAACAGACAGAACTATATAGATACAGTATAAATACATCGTGGGATCTCTGTTTGCTTTTATCATTTGTAAGATTAAACAAAGAAGTAATGGCAAttctacaaatattaaaatctttCCAAAATTCCGAATTTCCAGCTCTCAAATCGCTTCAACTGaatctcagaaaaaaaaatttgcttcGATTTTTAAAgctgttatattattattattattatttctgtttttaggTTGGTATTTAGTATAATATGATGTTTTAGAATGTACAGGTGTCATTTGACTCATTATTAAGTATACTCTTGACATTAATAAATAGATCTATATGTGATTACAAGTACAAAATGAAGCCCATTAATACAactatgttttttgttttgtttatatatgcACCAATGCTGTGTATGACTCTTGGTGTGATTCTAACCGAATGAAGCCTCATTTTGGCTTGACATATATTGGCGTTGGGTTGAAAATTTGCATCCTTCCACCTCATGTATAGGTAACTATAGTTACATACAATTGTATACTGCTCATTCTAACTTAGCAAccctatatatatttagttataATCGTTTGGATTGCCAGAAATTAACACGTTCTTAACGGTTAAGTCCAATGCAAAAATTATATTtggtttttattcttttattacAACTTAACTTGTTTTTAACAGAGTGACGCGTACAGCACCAGCTGACCTACCATATTGTGACAAATTAAACATACAATAAAGAAGTTAAACTGTCAGCCTGTACATTAATgttgtaaatataatattttgacAATACTATACATCAGGTGTTTAATTATTTACAAGCATGCAGTATCATGATCACAAtcagggtggggaggggggaaggtaGGAAGcatcaaaaagtgggggggggggcacaacgtcagaggggcactttctcattccacaaccacccactcgttatgctataaaccgataaaCACCGGCtatattacataattatatatgatgtgttagtatgctatcaatactattatggtgcacgtgaataattaaaataaaatattaaaattaacaaaggcttaagatatccaaaagacagttcttcatcaaaggggacaattttatttgccagtagggtacatttgctattttggaaaaatagTGGGGGGcgcacgtgcccccagtgctCCCCAGCTCCTACCCCCCTGATCAAAATTAACTAAGTATGCTTCTTTTTGTCATATCCGTATCGTTAACCGCTCAGTTCTCGCTGCGGGAATCTCCAAAGTCATGATTACaagctatatataaatatatataacacgtatTTTATTCTTTACCATCCCGTAAACAACACAGTTGTAAAACGTGACCTCTGATGGATTTACCATACAACATCTTGATGAATTATTTTATATCATATCTCATAATCACTTTTCGGGGGATGAGGATGCTTTCCAGTAAATATTGATTTCCACTAAACTTACAAAAAGAAGTCTCGAAGCAAGTGACCTTCTACACGATTGTCTAAGTGGTTTTTCATGTTATTAACTTCTATCCGCAACGTATTTTGGATTTTTGAACTATTCTCTGACCTCTTAATTTGCAATTCCCAGGAATTATTTGCTGGGAAACTATGGCAATAATTATCCTTTGTatcggtattttttttttgctgactgAAATCTCGGAATGTAGAGCTTTGACATTTCTGAAAAcgattctatatatatatatatatatatatatatatatatatatatatatatatatatatatatatatatatatatatatatatatatatatagatatatatatgtttatatatatatatatgtttatatatatatatatatatatatgtttatatatatatatatatatatatatatatatatatatatatatatatatatatatatatacatacatacctatATTACAGCgttatttacattattttttttttctttaaattcatcCCCGAGTTAATTCTGCGTAAATATATAATACCTTTTTGTGATAGTGTGACTTTTTCGTGGAACGTCAAAAtcacaatttcatattttactctATTATGTATCGTTGCATATTCATAGGTTAACGTATAAATACTTTTATCTTTTCTCCGCGGAAAATACgattatatatttacaaaatcaCTTCTAATGTgcgttttgtttgttttaaatctCAGGATATTCTGGTCCATATACATGATTGTCTTACATTGACGGAATTTAATGGAATATAGAAGACTAAAATTAGAATTTGAAAACATAAGTTGTTTCTTATCAGCAGagagtataaaaaataaatctaGATGTTGAGTCCGTGTATATATCTTTTATCTTTATCGAACTATTAAGATTTATTTTTAACTTATCATCACCTATGGAATTTATACACTTGATCTCCATATTGACGACTCAAAGTACATATATTTTGATGACTTTAAGTTCAGGCGAGATTTCCGTTTGTACAAAAAACGAGTAATGACATATTGTCACTTCAAATCAATATTAATGATACTATTATTTGGACTACTCATACTACGCATGCGTAGACTCAGGCGTGAATTCTTCTCTCACTAAGTACGAGTATATTTTGTCTTGATCTCGACAAGTGAAATTTTTTCGTAGAGAATGATTCTGTGgcataaatatttctttaaaaaaaataaagattcTAAGATAACCTTATTA
Proteins encoded:
- the LOC139978658 gene encoding 5-hydroxytryptamine receptor 1A-like, translating into MENQTLFATPTVPMETGGIDVVTIIIKTLYTCIGILGIGGNGLILAMLIKIPALRNTTNLLIGHQSVIDFSSSVLLLATFLPPPLHDMTELWQMNPALAEIFCKLWVSRLFYWTAIKASTANLVCLTLERYVAVVHPLKYREKLKITEATIICSIIWFVGFLVQIYQLKTFFVEDGICVLKYSFKGLAYLSGIWIFCMTLLVPLLVMSFVYVSIFLALPRKVSPVTSNNAPSKVSNPTHSGVTEHNISGGTQGDRETPITDMLHGGEGQQKNVTTTRSLIHPSNHKPAKVEKGRGEDKRDKVRRNVLSTMVIVSVTYTICWTPNQIYFLYFNLGGELDLNGGLYYCTVLAAAANMFINPIIYAFKYKKFQDGMKQMVFGKRFSQTNDSTAGSNPRS